CCCTATGACGCGCCGGTACCCAACCACCCGGGACGGGACCGGGCCGGACTGCTGGGCCAGGCAGGGCTGTTGGGCCGGGCCGGACTGCTGGGCCGGGCCGGACTGCTGGGCCGGGCAGGGCCGGGCCGGGCCGGGCCGGGCCGGGCCGGGCTGCTGGGCGTATCGGCTGCGGGTGTCGCTTACGGGGAGGCCGGGCTGCTCACGGCGGGGGCGGACGTCCGGGCCGGTCCAAGCACCGGACGTCTGCGGTCCGGGACGGGGGCCGGGCACGTCGCCGCAGCGTGCCGCCGTACGCCGGCATCCCCAATACACCCCGTCCGGCAGGCAGACGCCAGAGCCGGAGGACGCGCCGGGGCACCGGCGCCTCACCAGGCCCGGGCAGGGCCGGGCAGGGCCGGGCAGGGCGCGACGCCAGGGAGGTGGGCGGGTGCGGGAGTTCGTGTCGGCCCCGGCGGGCGGACAGGCGTCGGGGCCGGGTGGGGCGGCCGGGCCCGGGAGGCCGGGGCGGGGCCGGGTGGGGCGGCCGGACCCGGGAGGCCGGGGCGGGGCCGGGTGGGGCGGCCGGACCCGGGAGGCCGGGGCGGGGCCGGGTGCCGGGCCCCGCCGCGGGGCCGCGGGCGCGGGGGTCGGTGGTGGCGCGGGCCGGGACGGGGGGCGGCTGGGCGGGGTCACAGGACGCGGATGGCGGATTCGGCGTGACGGCGGGCCAGTTGCAGGATCTGGCGGCTGTCGCGGGCGAGGTCGGCACGGATACGGCGGCGGGCCTCGGCGAGGGTGGCGCCGGCGCCCAGGACCTGTTCGATGCGGTCCTCGCGCAGCAGGGCATGGTGCTGGGCGACCACGGTGACGCCCCGTTCGTCGGGCAGGACCGACCATTCACCGCAGTGCGCGGCCAGCAGCGGGCGGGGCACGGTGGCCTTGTGCACGATACGGCCGGCGTGCGGGAAACAGATACGGATCCCGGCCACCCCGGGGGCGGGCCCGCCGTCGGCGGCGGTGAGTTCCAGGGCGACTTTCTGGATGCCGAGGTGGGGCTCTTCCAGCGCGGCCCGGCGCACGTGCGGGAGCTGGCCGGGCCAGTCGGCCACATCGTAGAGGAAACCGTAGACCAGCTCGGCGGGCCCCTTCACCCGCACCGACTCGGCGAAGGAGAGGGCCAGCTCGTCCAGGCGGCTCCAGCGCTCGGCCAGAAACTGCAGGCTGCGCAGGGTGGAACGGGTGTTGTCGGCGGTGACCTGGGCAAGCCAGAGGGCGTCCTGGGGCCGGCCGGGGGCAGCGGTGAACTCGTGTTCCAGGGTCAGCCGGCAGCGGCCCGGCGCCAGCGGCCGCACACTCCAGCACCCGGCCATCGAGGTGGCCGGCTCCATCAGCACATCCTGACGGAAGGAAATCAGCCGGCGCACCGGATCCTGGGTGCGGCAGGCGGTCCAGGACACGATCCGGCCCTCGGCCAGCGCCCACAGACGGACCCGTTCGTTGACGCCGTCGAAGTCCAGACGCTGGGCGTAGACGCTGCGCGGCAGGTACAGCGGCCAGCGCTCAGGGTCCGCGATCAGCGCGTAGAGGGTGGAGGCGGGCGCGGCCACCTCCAGCGTGTGCGACAACCGGTGGATACGCTCGCCGGGCACCGGACCCCCCTTTCTCTCGCGCCATGTGCACGCAATGGTCGTGACGAAGCCGGGCCGAGCGGGCCAGACGCAACAGAGCGGCACAGCAGCGCGCAGCGGTACCCGGTGACGGGCAGGTGGAACCCGGTGACGGGCAGGTGGTGCCCGGTGGCGGGCAGGCCCGGGGCGAACGCGCCGGGAGCGGGGCCGGTGGTCTGTGCAGTGTGCCCCACCCGGCTCGACGCGTGCCCGCACACGGCTCGAGTCCGCCTCGCTGCGCAGCGCACGCAACACGACCGCCCCCACACACCGGACAACCACCCCGCCCCTGACCGGCCCCGCCCCGGCCGGGGTGGCCCGGGGACAGCCAGACCGCCCCCGCGCCCGCCCCGGTCCGCCCGGCCCGGGCACCGCACGCGAGGCAGGCAGGCAGCGGATGCGGCGCGAGCAGACCCCGGGGGGGCAGGTGACCGGACGGCCAGGTGACCGGACAGCCGGTGAGCAGGTGGCCGGACCACCGGGCGGCCGGACAGCCGGGGCGGCCTGGTGGCCGGGCCCCCGGGTGAGCAGGTGGCCGTGGCCCGACGGCCGAGCCGCCCGGTGGCCGGACAGCCCGACGACCGGTGGCCGGGGCCGCCGCGTGACCGGTGCCCGTGGCCGGACGGCCGGTCACCAGGCGCTTCCGGCCGGGCAACCGGTCACCGAACGGCGCGCGGCCAGAGCGCCGGTCACCAGCCGGCCCCGGGGCGGACAACCGGACACCGAACGGCCAGAAGCCCAAAAGCCAGCGACCGACAGCCGGGCCGCCAAGTGGCCCGGCCCGAACGGCCCGTGACCAGAGCAGCAGTCACCAGGCGGCCCCAGGGCGGACAACCGGACACCAGACGGCCGGAAGCCCACAGGCCGGCGACCGGCAGCCGGAACCGGACAGCCCGGCCGCCATGAGCCCCTGACCGAACAGCACATGACCAGAGCGGCAGTCACCAAGCGGCCCCGGGCCGGACAAGCCGGACACCGAACGGCCGGAAGCCCACAGGCCGGCGACCGGCAGCCCGGGTGCCAAGTGGCCCTGCCCGAACGGCCTGTGGCCAGGCGGCCGGTCACCGGGTGGCCCCGGCCGGACGGCCGGAAGCCGCAACGGCCGGTCACCGGATCGCCGTGGCCGGACGGCCGGTGACCGGGCGTGCGGGCGGCCGTGGCCGGACGGCCGCATCGGCCGGCGGTCAGGCGGCGTACAGGTCGAACGTGGAGCTGCGCCGCGGCCCGGCGGTGACGTCCAGCTGGGGATCGACGGCCAGCATGGCCTGGTGCAGCCGCTGCACCTGCGGGGAGGGCTCCACCCCCAGCCCTTCGATCATGCGGATCCGCAGCTTGCGGTAGATCTCCAGCGCCGAGGCCTGCCGCCCCGAACGGTAGAGCGCCACCATGGCCTGCGAGTGCAGTCCTTCGTGCTGGGGGTAGCGCGCGGTCAGTTCGGTGAGTTCGGCGATGAGTTCGGAGTGCCGGCCCAGCCGCAGATCGGCATCGATACGCCGCTCCACCGTGCCAAGACGCGACTCCTCCAGACGCATGACCTCGATCTCCAGGATGGGACCGACCCGCACATCGACCAGCGCGGGCCCGCGCCACAGCGCCAGCGCCCGACGGAAACGGTCGGCGGCGGTGGCATCATCCCCGCTCTCGAAGGCGCCACGGCCCTCGGTGGCCAGACGGTCGTACTCGTGCACGTCCACGCCATCAGCCGGTATCTGCATCAGATAACCGCCGTGCCGGGTGGCCAGCACCTCCTTGGCGGTCCCCGGAGTACCGGGCCCCAGCGCGGTGCCCAGATGCCGGCGCAGCTGCAGGATGTAGGTCTGCAGGGTGGTCAGCGCACTCTGGGGCGGCTCAGTGCCCCAGAGCTCCTCCATGAGCGTGGGAACAGGCATGACCTGTCCCGGATAGAGGGCAAACAGGGACAAGATCTGCCGCGGCTTGCGTGCCGTCGGAACAATCGATCCCCCGTTGACCTCGGCGCTCAACGGACCCAGAACCTGAATCTTCATGGGTGTTCTCCGTACTTCGTCGAGTTCTTGTCTTGACTGCATTCCGTCGCCGCGGGCGCTCTCGTATCGGGTGCGGGGCACCCTCCTTTCGCCGTACGGGGCACCACACACCGAAACAGAAACAGGCACAAACACAGACGCTGACGCTGCGCTGGCGCCGGTGCTGACGCTGGTGCTGGTGCTGGCGCTGCGCTGGTGTTGACGCTGCGCTGGTGCTGGAACTGGCACGTGGTGCTGGGACTTGGTGCTGGAACTGGCACGTAGTACTGGGACTGGAACTGGCACGTAGTACCGGGCTGGTGCTGGCACGTAGTGCTGGTCCTGGCGCTGGTCCTGGTTCTGGAACTGGCACGTGGTGCTGGGACTTGGTGCTGAAACTGGCACTTGGCACGTAGTGCTGGCGTTTGGTGCTTGGTGCTTGGTGTACCGGAACAGGGCTGAGGGGGCAGGAACCGCGGGAGGCGGGCGGAGTGCGGCACAGTCAGGCGCCGTGACGGGCGGGCGGGTTGAGGCCGTCCCGGGGGACGGGCTCCCAGGGGCACGGTAGGCGGCGCGGGCCAGGTGCGCCTGGCCCGGAGTGAAGTCCGCGCGGCCGGCAAGGAAACGTTGTCGCACACCGCCCACCGCCCCCTCGCTCCCCACGTCCTTGCACGGTTGCAGCTGCGGTACCGGACACCCGCCGCACGGCAACACGAGGCCGGCAGACGACGGAACACGGCAGTACACGCTGAGCACGGCCGGCCCCGGGGCACACGCGGGATCGACGCGGCCCGCCCGCCCACCGCGCAAACCCGCAGCGGGCCAGCACACGACCACAAGCAACAGACCCCCGACAGGGACGGCCCGGCACGCAAACCCCCAGCCCCGGCCCGGAAGCCCGGACCGGACCCGCCCGCACCCAACGGCTCAGCCGGTGGGCACCAGCCGCACACGGCCCACAGAAACCCCCGCCCCCGCCCCCGCCGCGCCAGGCGCGGAGACCGCAGCCCCCGCAGCCAGCCGACCAGCCGCAGCAGCAGACACGGGAGCAGGCGCGGGAGCGGGCGCGGGGGCGGGGGCGGTGAGGTCGTGGCCGGCACTCAGAATGGACCGCTGCAGACGCCGCAGCCGGACCGAGGGCTCCAGACCCAGCTCCTGCACCAGCGTGGCCCGCAGCCGCTGATAGGCATCCAGCGCCTCACCACGCCGCCCCGAACGGTGCAGCGCAAGCATGTACTGGGCATGCAGACTCTCATGCGTGCGGTAGCCATTGACCAGCACCGTCAGCTCGGCCAGCAGCTCCCGGTGCCGGCCCAACCGCAGATCGGCCTCGATCCGCCGGTCCAGCGCACACAGCCGGCTCTCATCCAGCCGCTTGATCTCCATCTGCAACTGCGGACCCGCCTGCACATCCGCGAAAGCCGTACCCGACCACAACGCCAGCGCCTCACGCAGCCGCCCCGCCGCCCCCGCACAATCCCCCGCATCCATCGCCCGATACCCCGCCCCCGCCAACTCCTCAAAAGCCCGCACATCACTCACCCCGCCACCACCACACAGCAGATACCCACCCGGCATCGTCACCAACACCTCCTTGGCACTGCGCACCCCACCCACCCCGACAGGGACGGCCGCGGCCGCGACTGCGGCTTCGGCGGGGACAGCCTCAGGAACAGTTACGGCAGGAACGACTGCACCCGGCCCAGCAGGGGCCGCGACTGCGGCAGGAACGACTGCGGCAGGGACAGCGGCGACTGCGGCGGGGACGGCTGCACCCAGCACGGCGGGGACGGCGGCGGGGGCAGCACCCGGCACGGCCGCGACTGCGGCGGCCACCGGGGCAGGGGCAGGGGCGGCGGCGGGGACGGCCTCCCGGGCCAGCGCGGCAGCGATGAGCTCACGCAGCTGCAGCACATACGTCTGCAACGTCGTCCGGGCACTGCGCGGCGGAGCCGCACCCCACAACTCCTGCGCCAGAACCGACACCGGCACCATCCGGTCCGCATGCAACGCCAACAACGCCAGCACCTGCCGCGGCTTGGGCGCCGTAGGCACCACCGACACCCCGTTCACCCGCACCCCCAGCGCGCCGAGCACCTCAACATCCACAGCGTCCCCCAGAAAGTGGTAGTTACCGCCCGCAGCCACGCCACACACGGAGCCGATCCCCTTTACCGCACCCAGATTCAAATAGATTCCACGACCCCTGTCAATACAAAACCGCGTAGCTGGTTTCTAGCAGCGCTGGAGCCCACCTCCGGCCATCCACCCACCCCCCTCAAGCAGATCTTGAGAAACCACCAGACCAGACACCCACCCACCCCCACCCCCAGCCACCCACCCACACCCACCCAGCCACACACCCCCACCCCACCCCCCACCCCAAAACAGCGAACACCCGCCGTTACACAACCCGACCACCAGAAACCAGGGACCAGCAGCCAAGGACCAGAGGCCGGAGGCGGGGGCGCCCCCAAGGACAGGGCCAAGGACCCACCCGGGCAAGCCCGGCAGACCCCGCACCCCGCACCCCGCACCCGGCACCCGGCACCCGGCACCCGGCACCCGGCACCCGGAAGCGGAACCATCGGCTGAGGGCTGGCCCGACGGCTCGGGAGCCCCGCGGCCAGCAAATGCACGGCCAAGCCCCCCAGCTCCCGGCTTCCTCCCCCAGCGGGACCAGCCGAGTCAAATAACTCGGCCCAGACCGGGCGAGACGGCCTGGGCCGGCCCGCAAACCACGCGTCAACCCAGATGCAGCCAATCGACCCGGATAGGACAGGCCGAACCGGACCAGCCGAGCCAGGCGGGGCGGAGCGACCAAGCCAGGCGGGGCGGGTTGACCAAGCCGGGCAGGGCGGGTCGACCGGACCGGCCCGACTGGATGGCGCCAGGCCGGGTGGTACGCGTTGGCGGAGTGGATGGCGGCGGCCGCACCCCACCCCGCATACTCCCGGGCCCGGCAGGATGCCCCCGAAGCCGCCCGCAGGACTCTGCAGATCCGGGGGCACGCGGGCCACCCTGAGCACGCGGCCAAACCTGAGCACGCGGGCCGCCCAAGGTGCGCCGACCACCCGAAGCGCGCTGGCCCGCCACCAGCGACGCTTCGACCACCCTGCTCGGCGGGACCGCTCCGGAGCCACGCCGACCGCCCGGGGAAGTGGGACCGGACTGTACGGGGGCGGCGCGCGGGACTGTGCGGGGCGGCGAGGGTGGGACCGTACGGGACGACGGACGCGGGACGGTACGGGACGACGGGACCGCCCGGAGTGCCGGACGCAAGGCCGTGCCGGACGGCGGGGCCGTGCCGGGCGGCGAGGCCGTGCGGGCGGCGAGGCGCGCGGGACGACCGCGCGCGGGTTACTGCGGCGGGTTGCCGTGTTTGCGGGAGGGCAGGTCGGCGTGTTTGGTGCGCAGCATGGCCAGGGACTGGATGAGGATCTCGCGAGTGGCGGCGGGGTCGATGACGTCATCGACCAGGCCGCGCTCGGCGGCGTAGTAGGGGTGCATCAGCTCGGCCCGGTACTCCTTGGCCACACGGGCGCGCATCGCTTCGGGATCAGGGGCGGCAGCGATCTGCCTGCGGAAGATGACGTTGGCCGCACCCTCGGCGCCCATCACCGCGATCTCGTTGGTGGGCCAGGCATAGGTGAGGTCCGCGCCGATGGACTGGCTGTCCATGACGATGTAGGCCCCGCCGTAGGCCTTGCGCAGCACCAGGGAGATACGGGGCACGGTGGCATTGCAGTACGCATACAACAGCTTGGCACCGTGACGGATGATCCCACCGTGCTCCTGGTCGACGCCGGGCAGGAAGCCGGGCACATCCACCAGCGTCACGATCGGGATGTTGAAGGCATCGCACATCTGCACGAAGCGCGCGGCCTTCTCCGACGCCTCGATGTCCAGCACACCCGCCAGCGTCGCCGGCTGACTGGCGACCAGCCCCACGACCTGCCCGTCCAGCCGGGCCAGGGCACAGATGATGTTGCGCGCCCAGCGCTCGTGGACCTCCAACAGCTCGCCGTCATCGACGAGTTCCTCCAGCACCCGATGCATGTCATAGGGGCGGCTGCCATCGGCCGGCACCACCTCCAGCAGCTTCGGGACGGCCCGGTCGGCGGGATCAGTGCAGGGGGCGGGCGGCGGGGCCTGGCGGTTGTTGGAGGGCAGCAGCGAGAGCAGGTAGCGCACCTCGGCCAGGCAGGTCTCCTCGTCGTCGTAGGCGAAGTGGCACACCCCGGAGGTCTCGGCGTGCACGTCCGCGCCGCCCAGCCCGTTCTGGGTGATCTCCTCGCCGGTGACCGCCTTGACCACGTCGGGGCCGGTGATGAACATCTGCGAGGTTTCGCGCACCATGAACACGAAATCGGTCAGCGCGGGACTGTAGGCGGCGCCGCCCGCACACGGGCCCAGCATCACACTGATCTGCGGAATGACCCCCGAGGCCCTGGTGTTGCGGGTGAAGATGCCGCCGTAGCCGGCCAGTGCCGACACACCCTCCTGGATGCGGGCACCCGCCCCGTCGTTGAGGGAGACCAGCGGCGCACCCGCCGCCAGCGCCATGTCCATAATCTTGTGGATCTTGGTCGCGTGGGCCTCGCCCAGCGCGCCGCCGAAAATACGGAAGTCGTGCGCGTAGATGAAGACGGTACGGCCCTCGACCGTGCCCCAGCCGGTGACCACCCCGTCCGTGTACGGCCGCTTCCCCTCCAGGCCGAACCCGGTGGCCCGGTGCCGGCGCAGCGCCTCCACCTCCCGGAAACTGCCCTCATCCATCAGCAGGGCGATCCGCTCCCGGGCCGTCAACTTGCCTTTGGCGTGCTGCGCCCGGGTCGCCTCCCCACCTGGCCCGGCCAGCGCCTGCCCCCGCACTGCCGCCAGCTCCGCCACCCGCGCCTGAGCCGACACCCCGCCTGCTACAGAAGACCCCGCCGCCATCACCACAACACTCCCCCCATCCCACACCCACCCCAACCAACCAACCCACAACACCAGCCCCACACCACACCAGCCCCCACGGGGCGTGGCCATTCGGCGCCCTGGGCAGCGCGGCGCGTCAGCGCCAGCTGTGCGGAGCCCGATACGCCGCGGCAAGTTCCCGCGGGCGCCAGGCCGCCGTCCGACCCGGCCCACGCGGCGCCCGGCCTCCATCCCGCGGCCGGCCGGCCGCCAGCGACATCAGCGTCACCGCAACAGCAGCGAGCTCCACATCACTGGCCCGCCCACGTTCAACCCTGAACAGGACAGACCCATCACCGACACTCTCCACAACCCCACCTCCCTTTCCACCCCAACGGTCGACCGCCCCCCTCAACACAAGCTCGGGTCCGCCTTGAGCAACCCCCAACAAAAGCCAGCCCAGCCGACACAACGCCGACGGCCCCGGCGGACACGAGCGGCCTGGACCCCGACAGCACACGTGAGGCCCAACAGCACGCGGCAGCACCCGGGTTACACCCAGCCAGCCCGAGGAGAAGTCAGACAGCCGAGGACAGACGGCACCTGAGACACAGGCCCGGCATGACCCGAAACGAAAGCCTCCCCGCTCCGCGCCCCTCACCACCCACCACACCGCGCCACCCACCGCACCACACCGCCCATCGCAATGCACCGAACGGGCCGAGCCGTCCGGGCAGGCCATCCGGGCCTACCCTTTGAGCGGCCCAAAGGTGCAGAAGTGACACACGGTTTGCTTAAAAACCGCTTGTACGGTTTTTAATGGGGCTAATGTCACGGGCATGTTCCCCGCCGACAATCCCCCGCCCAAGCCGTCGGGCAGCCGGAGCGGAACCCTCGGCTTCCGGCCAAAGCGCCACCCACCACCCCGGACCCGCCCCACGGATACCTGCCGAGGTGGCTACCCTGCAGCGACCGACGGACAGGCAAGCGGAATGCGTCACGCCGAGCCGTTCCCGCAGTAGGGTCCGACCCACCTCTAGAGATCAAACCGTCAAGTTGGTTTTATACGCGGTCTGGACACCATTCGTGACGGGAGTCACCAGTGAGCAAGCAGGAACGGGCCACCCGTACCCGCAACGCCCTCATCCGCTCCGCCGCCGAACTCTTCGAGCGGCACGGCTACGTACGGGCCAGCCTGGACGAGATCAGCTCCGGCGCCAACGTGAGCCGCGGCGCACTGCACTTCCACTTCGAGAACAAGGCGGCAGTGGCCGACGCCGTGGAACAGGCCGCCGCCCAGACCCTGCGTGAGACCGCCGACTCAGTACCCCTGGGCCAGGAAAGCGCCATGCAGCACCTGATGGACCTCTCCCACCGCATGGTCCAACTCCTGCACCACGACGTGGTAGTACGCGCCGGGTTCCGGCTCAACTGCGACACCGGCCCACGCACCCCGCTGGACCTGCGCCAGCAATGGCAGACCCGCGTCCAACAACTGGTCACCCGCGCCGCAGACGAACACGCCCTCGCCACCGGCGTTTCACCCGAGGGCCTGGTCGCCACCATCGTCGCCACCACCGTCGGCCTCGAGGTCCTCAGCCGCGCCAACCGTGGCTGGCTCTCCCCCACCCCCCTCACCAACTTCTGGCAACTCCTCCTGCCCTCGGTAGCCAGCCCACCCACCCTCCCCACTCTCCAACCCGCCGGCACGCCCACCCACCCCCTACCAGCAACAACCCACCACGCCCCCACCCACTAACCCCAATCCAAACCAGCCCAGCCCAGACCACACCCACACCCACACCCACACCCACAGCAGCTTGGCCAGGACCGAGCTCGTACACCGAGTGCACCGGATCGCGGCGATCGCGCTTTCCCACCTGCACGATCACGCCGACCCCGCTCAGCGCGCCGTTTACCAGCGTGCACTTGGAACGGCGCAGGCGTTCCTGCTCCACACACAGTCTCCCGACGGGTTCTGGCCGGCCGCCTGGGGAGTCAACAGGATCTACGGCACGCTGTTCGCCGTACGCGGACTGCTGGCCTCAGGGCTGCCCCGTACCCACCCCAGCCTCACCAAGACCGCTTGGTGGCTGGAGAACATCCAACTCCCCTACGGCGGCTGGGCCGAGCACCACAGCGGCTGCTCGACCAACACGTACGTGCCCGGCCCGACCAGCCAACCCGCAAGCACTGCCTGGGCC
The sequence above is a segment of the Streptomyces sp. Je 1-369 genome. Coding sequences within it:
- a CDS encoding aromatase/cyclase, whose translation is MPGERIHRLSHTLEVAAPASTLYALIADPERWPLYLPRSVYAQRLDFDGVNERVRLWALAEGRIVSWTACRTQDPVRRLISFRQDVLMEPATSMAGCWSVRPLAPGRCRLTLEHEFTAAPGRPQDALWLAQVTADNTRSTLRSLQFLAERWSRLDELALSFAESVRVKGPAELVYGFLYDVADWPGQLPHVRRAALEEPHLGIQKVALELTAADGGPAPGVAGIRICFPHAGRIVHKATVPRPLLAAHCGEWSVLPDERGVTVVAQHHALLREDRIEQVLGAGATLAEARRRIRADLARDSRQILQLARRHAESAIRVL
- a CDS encoding AfsR/SARP family transcriptional regulator, whose translation is MKIQVLGPLSAEVNGGSIVPTARKPRQILSLFALYPGQVMPVPTLMEELWGTEPPQSALTTLQTYILQLRRHLGTALGPGTPGTAKEVLATRHGGYLMQIPADGVDVHEYDRLATEGRGAFESGDDATAADRFRRALALWRGPALVDVRVGPILEIEVMRLEESRLGTVERRIDADLRLGRHSELIAELTELTARYPQHEGLHSQAMVALYRSGRQASALEIYRKLRIRMIEGLGVEPSPQVQRLHQAMLAVDPQLDVTAGPRRSSTFDLYAA
- a CDS encoding AfsR/SARP family transcriptional regulator, which codes for MLGAAVPAAVAAVPAAVVPAAVAAPAGPGAVVPAVTVPEAVPAEAAVAAAAVPVGVGGVRSAKEVLVTMPGGYLLCGGGGVSDVRAFEELAGAGYRAMDAGDCAGAAGRLREALALWSGTAFADVQAGPQLQMEIKRLDESRLCALDRRIEADLRLGRHRELLAELTVLVNGYRTHESLHAQYMLALHRSGRRGEALDAYQRLRATLVQELGLEPSVRLRRLQRSILSAGHDLTAPAPAPAPAPAPVSAAAAGRLAAGAAVSAPGAAGAGAGVSVGRVRLVPTG
- a CDS encoding acyl-CoA carboxylase subunit beta — protein: MSAQARVAELAAVRGQALAGPGGEATRAQHAKGKLTARERIALLMDEGSFREVEALRRHRATGFGLEGKRPYTDGVVTGWGTVEGRTVFIYAHDFRIFGGALGEAHATKIHKIMDMALAAGAPLVSLNDGAGARIQEGVSALAGYGGIFTRNTRASGVIPQISVMLGPCAGGAAYSPALTDFVFMVRETSQMFITGPDVVKAVTGEEITQNGLGGADVHAETSGVCHFAYDDEETCLAEVRYLLSLLPSNNRQAPPPAPCTDPADRAVPKLLEVVPADGSRPYDMHRVLEELVDDGELLEVHERWARNIICALARLDGQVVGLVASQPATLAGVLDIEASEKAARFVQMCDAFNIPIVTLVDVPGFLPGVDQEHGGIIRHGAKLLYAYCNATVPRISLVLRKAYGGAYIVMDSQSIGADLTYAWPTNEIAVMGAEGAANVIFRRQIAAAPDPEAMRARVAKEYRAELMHPYYAAERGLVDDVIDPAATREILIQSLAMLRTKHADLPSRKHGNPPQ
- a CDS encoding acyl-CoA carboxylase subunit epsilon, which codes for MACPDGSARSVHCDGRCGAVGGAVWWVVRGAERGGFRFGSCRACVSGAVCPRLSDFSSGWLGVTRVLPRAVGPHVCCRGPGRSCPPGPSALCRLGWLLLGVAQGGPELVLRGAVDRWGGKGGGVVESVGDGSVLFRVERGRASDVELAAVAVTLMSLAAGRPRDGGRAPRGPGRTAAWRPRELAAAYRAPHSWR
- a CDS encoding ScbR family autoregulator-binding transcription factor; protein product: MSKQERATRTRNALIRSAAELFERHGYVRASLDEISSGANVSRGALHFHFENKAAVADAVEQAAAQTLRETADSVPLGQESAMQHLMDLSHRMVQLLHHDVVVRAGFRLNCDTGPRTPLDLRQQWQTRVQQLVTRAADEHALATGVSPEGLVATIVATTVGLEVLSRANRGWLSPTPLTNFWQLLLPSVASPPTLPTLQPAGTPTHPLPATTHHAPTH